Genomic window (Fusobacterium russii ATCC 25533):
TATGGGCACTATCGAAATATTTAAAAATTCCCCAACCTTTGATAGATAAAAAGCCTAGTGCCGATTTATGGGAAGGGCAGACAGATGAGCAGGAGATGGGACTTACATATAAAGAAGCAGATAAGATATTATATGCTTTATTGGAGGAAAGCTGTTCAGAGGAAGAATTGCTGAAAAAAGGTTTCAATCCAGATATAATAAAAAATATCATCACAAGAATGACAAGAAGTGAATATAAAAGAAGGATGCCGCTTATAGCAAAGTTGAAAAGATAGGTAAGGAGGTTTTTTTATGGATAATCAGTTGAAAGAAGAATTTAAAGAGTTTTTAAAAGATAAGGAAGAAATAAGAGAAATTATAGGAAATATCAGCGGAATTAATAATTCTCAATATAAGTTGATAAGTGGATTATTTTTTTCAATAGTTCTTATTTTATTGGTTACTGGAGTGTTCCTAGGTGAGATTTCTGTTATGACAACTCTCATACTTATAATTATAGTCGGGATATTTAAGATTATCTGGATGCTACAGCAGAGCAGTAAATCTATGCACTTTCAATTTTGGATTTTAAATTCATTGGAAATAAGAATAAATGATATAGATAAAAGAGAAAAGAAAATAGAAAAATTATTACAGGAACTAAATGAAAAAATTAAAAATTAAATTAATAAGTATAGAAAAAAGTTTTCTAAATATTTCTTTGACAAATAAAAAAAATGTGTTATACTAATATGGTATAAAATTCTGTATTCCGCTTTATTTAAAAAAATAAATGAATACTTATAGGAGGAAAAATGAAAGAAAAGTTAATTGAATTGGTTGAAAAAGAGTACTTAAGAAGTGATATTCCTTCATTTAAAGCAGGGGACACTATAGGTGTATACTACAAGGTAACAGAAGGAAACAAAGAAAGAATTCAATTGTTTGAAGGGGTTGTAATCAGAGTTAATGGTGGAGGAATAGCAAAGACTTTCACTATAAGAAAAGTTACAGCAGGAATAGGTGTTGAAAGAATAATACCAATAAACTCACCTAAAATAGAAAAAATTGAAGTATTGAAAGTTGGTAAAGTAAGAAGATCTAAACTTTACTACTTAAGAGGATTATCTGCTAAGAAAGCAAGAATTAAAGAAGTTAGATAGTTTGGTATTTAAAAAAAGAATAAAATATAAAAATTCCGTTATTATAACGGAATTTTTTAATATAAGCATATTTTTGATTCTATACTTTTAGGCTCTGTGTCAAATGGTGTTGATGAAAAGCCTTATTTCCAAAAGCTATTGAAAAAATTATAATTTGAAAGTCTTCACACTCACTTATAGGAGCAATTTTTATCATTTACTTACTATAAGATCTTCCAATACAATTTTAGGGACACAATGAGTAAGATTTTCCCTATAATACTTAGTATCTTCATTTGAGTGAATATCAATAACCTTAACTTCTTCTTTTCCTCTTCCTAAAAGAATTAAAATTTTTGAAGAATAATTTTCTGGAAGATTCAAAATTTTGTCAACTTCCTTTTTATTATAAGCCATTACAATACAACTACTCAAACCTGAATCATTAGCCATAAGAACGATATTTTGAGAAGCTATTCCCATATTAAAAAATAAAGAAGAGCTATCTTCTTGTATACAGTCATCTGTAACGATGGCAATAAAGGCACGAGGTCTTTCATCTATTGTAGGTTTCTCTTCTTTTTTTAAAGCACCGCCTAAAGATACATTTTTAAAAATTTGTTGGCATTTTTCATCATCGATAGTATAAGCATATCGAAGAATTTGTCTATTTTTTGCCGATGAAGAATACCTAGCTGCATTTAAAATTTTTAAGACAGTTTCCTCTGTAACAGGCTCATCAGTAAAATGCCTATGAGTACGACTTTTTTTAATCAAATCAAATACCATAAAAATCACCTCTAAAATAAATTATTGTAGTGTATACATTATAACAGAGAGATGTTATTTTAACTATAGATTAAAAATATAATCTTATATTTTATGTAAATTAAAAAAGAAGTGACTTTTCACTTCCTTTCTAATAATCTAATTAAAGAGAATTTACTTTTGCTGCTAATCTAGCTTTCTTTCTAGAAGCAGTATTTTTCTTTAAAATTCCTTTAGATACAGCTTTATCAAGCTCTTTATAAGCCACTGATAATGCTGCTTTTGCAGCTTCAACATCTGCACTTTCAACAGTAGCTAAGACTTTTTTAGACATAGTTTTAACTCTTGTTTTAACTGCTTGATTTCTTACTCTATTTCTTTCTGCAACTAATACTCTCTTTTTAGCTGATTTTGAATTTGCCATTTAAAAAAACCTCCAACAAACTTTTACATTTATGTAATTAACTAAATAAGATATCATAATTAATAAATATTAATTAAGCTACAAAAAGACACATATTTTACAATGGACCGAATATATTATATCATTTATTTTTTAAAAATCAATATAAAATATTTGTGTACAAGAAAATTTTAGCTTATTAAAAAATCTCTTTTGAATTCATCCATATCTGTATAGATTTTATTTGCTAAATAGAAATATCTTTCTGTATATTGTTTTTCAGTGCCTTCATTGTGAATCTTTGAAATTTCTTTCATAATAAGATTCATATGTTCAAATACTTCAGCAATAAAATCTTGCTCTTTATTTGCTAGTATTCTACTAACTACATTATCAGTATTGTCACTGACATCAATATACTTAATTTCTTGAATATACCTGTTTATAACATTTATTGCATCCCTTACATCAGCTCTCATAAAGTATCCTCCTATTAATAATTTGACTACATTTAATTATACAAACAAGTAGAGAAATTGTAAAATGAAATTTAAAAAAATGGTATAATAATAAGAAAAATGGAGTTAGAAAATGAAAAAGATAATCTTATTTTTATTTGAAGGAGTAGAACTTCTTGAGCTAGCGTTTTTTACGGATGTCTTTGGTTGGAATAATATTGTGGGAACAAAGAATATAATCTTAGAAACAGTGTCATATAAGGAAAGCGTAAAATGTAGTTGGGGAGGAGAACTCAAAGTAGAGAAAGTTATAAACAATCAAAATCTAAAGAATTTTTTAAGCTATGATGCTTTAGTTATTCCCGGTGGTTTTGGGAAATATAATTTTTTTAGAGATAAAGATAATGAATTTTTTAAAAAATTAGTAAAACATTTTTTTGAAGAAGACAAGTATATTTTTGCAATATGTAGTGGAGTTTTAAACCTTTTGTCAACAAGCTATATAAAGGATAGAAATGTAACAACTTACCTTCTTGATAACAAGAGATATTTCAATCAGTTAAAAAACTATGATGTAAGTCCTGTTGAAAAAGAAGTGTGTGAGGATAAAAACTTATTTACCTGTTCTGGAGCGGGTAATTCACAAGAGCTGGCTTTAAAGCTACTTGAAATTCTAACAGATAAAGAAAATAAGAATAAAGTAAAGGAAAATATGTTTTTAAAATAAAAACTTTGCTATTCTATTTTTAGTAAATATATGATATTCTAAAAATATAAATAATTTTAAGAGGTGATATTTTATGAAAATTGGAGAAAATAAAGTTGTAACTTTAGAATATAAAGTTTATGATGCAAGAACAAAAGAGATTTTAGAGGATACTCAAGAATTGGGACCTTATTTTTACATTCAAGGTTTTGGGCAATTTTTACCTAAAGTTGAGGCGGCATTGGATGGAAAATCTAAAGGGTATAAAACAAACATAGAGATTGCTATGGAAGAAGCATACGGTCCTTATGATGAAGATTTAGTTGAAGAATTAACAAGAAAAGATTTTGAAGAATTTGATGACATCTATGAAGGAATGGAATTCGTTGTTGAAATGGAAGACGGAAGTGAAATGATGTCGATAATTACAGAAATTGATGGAGATACTGTATTTACTGATTCAAATCATCCTTTTTGTGGAAGAGATTTATTATTCGAACTTGAAGTAGTGGGAGTAAGAGAAGCAACAGATGAAGAATTAGCTCATGGGCATGTTCATTTTAATGGTTTTGAAGATTTTGAAGAAATAGAAGAAAAGCATGAAGGATGTTGTAATGGGAAAAATCATAAACATGGACACGACCATAAACATGGCGATGGAAATTGTTGTTGTCATAAACATGATAAGGAGTAGAATATGAAGATAGCTTTAGGTGCCGATCATGGAGGCTATGAATTAAAAGAAAAAATAAAAAAATATTTGTCACAAAAGGAAGATATAAAAATAGTTGATATGGGAACTTATAGTACTGAAAGTGTCGATTACCCAAAGTATGGTCATATGGTTGCTAAATCAGTTGTAGAAAAAGAAGTTGATTTTGGCATACTTATATGTGGAACAGGAATAGGTATTTCCATTGCCGCAAATAAGGTAAGTGGTATAAGGGCAGCTCTTTGTACAAATACAACTATGGCAAAACTGACAAGGCAGCATAATGATGCTAATATATTGGCATTGGGAGCAAGAATTGTAGGAGATGTTTTAGCTCTTGATATTGTTGATGAATTTTTAGCAACTTCTTTTGAAGGGGGAAGGCACACAAGAAGAGTTGAAACAATAGAGGCTTGTAATTTATTTTAAAGAACTTATATAAGGAGGAAAATACATGCCATCAATATTTACAAAAATAATTAATAAAGAAATTCCAGCAGATATTGTTTACGAAGACAAAGATGTAGTAGCTTTTAAAGATATTGCACCAGTAGCTCCAGTACATATTTTGGTAGTTCCTAAAAAGGAAATAGCCACAATAAATGATATTAAAGAAGAAGATGCTTTACTTATTGGGAAAATATATCTAGTTATCCAAAAGCTTGCAAAAGAATTTAATTTGGATAAAGATGGCTATAGAGTTGTATCTAATTGTAATGAATATGGGGGACAAACAGTTTTTCATATTCACTTTCATTTAATAGGTGGAAAAAAATTGGGAACAATGGTTTAATTTATAGAAAAAATAATAATAAATAAAAAGGATTGTTACAAAATTTTGAAAATGCAACAATCCTTTTATAATTTATAAAAAGTTTAATTATAAACTGTATATAAAACAAAATTAATAATTCAAAATTGGCAATTATATAAAAAATAATTAAAATTTTGTATGCTTTTTATAAAAAATCTGTTATACTGAGAAATATAGAAATCTACAAAATACAGAACAAGAAGTACTGAAGGGAGAAAAATGAACAATAAATATTTAGAAAATGCTAAAAAAAGCATACGTGCAGTAGCCAAGAGATACAAAAGTATATCTTACTCAACCAGTTTAGTTTTGATGTTTGCTATGCTTGGAGTTAATGCTTTTTCAGAGGAAGTAGCAACAAAACAAGAGATTGATAGATCAGTTACAAACATGGAAAGTGTATTAAGAAGGATAAAGAAGGATAGTGAAAAAAAATTAGGGGGCACTAGACTAGAAATAATAAAATTAATGGAACAAGGAGAGCAAGTTATTAAATCTCCTTGGGCTTCATGGCAATTTGGAATAAATTATTTTTATGATAATTGGACTGGAAGTTTTAGAGGAAGTGGAGATAAAACTAAGAAATATCCTTATGAAGGGGTATTCACAAGAGGAGAATGGTGGGAGAATTCAGTTTCTCCTGATAGTAAAACTTATAAGAGAATTAAAATAGGTGATAAGCTAAAATCTTCGTTAAATAATGATAGAGATGCTTATAATTATGGTTTAGTTAAAACTAAAAAGGTTCCCGATAAAGGAATACCTTTTTTTATAGAACCGGTTATAAGCATAAATACACCTCCATTGCCAACATTAAATGTAAATCCTATGAGTGTTGAACCAAAAGTAGAATTTACAATACCTAATATTGAAACAACTGTTTTTAGTCCAAATAAATTATCAGCAATAGAGCCTAATGTATTTAATCCACCATTATTAGATCAAGTGTCAACCGGATTTGCTCAGGATATGAATGGTGTGGTTTTCTATGCTGAACCAAATGTAATAGTTAATAATGCTTCT
Coding sequences:
- a CDS encoding DJ-1/PfpI family protein, translating into MKKIILFLFEGVELLELAFFTDVFGWNNIVGTKNIILETVSYKESVKCSWGGELKVEKVINNQNLKNFLSYDALVIPGGFGKYNFFRDKDNEFFKKLVKHFFEEDKYIFAICSGVLNLLSTSYIKDRNVTTYLLDNKRYFNQLKNYDVSPVEKEVCEDKNLFTCSGAGNSQELALKLLEILTDKENKNKVKENMFLK
- a CDS encoding histidine triad nucleotide-binding protein; protein product: MPSIFTKIINKEIPADIVYEDKDVVAFKDIAPVAPVHILVVPKKEIATINDIKEEDALLIGKIYLVIQKLAKEFNLDKDGYRVVSNCNEYGGQTVFHIHFHLIGGKKLGTMV
- the rpsT gene encoding 30S ribosomal protein S20, coding for MANSKSAKKRVLVAERNRVRNQAVKTRVKTMSKKVLATVESADVEAAKAALSVAYKELDKAVSKGILKKNTASRKKARLAAKVNSL
- the rplS gene encoding 50S ribosomal protein L19 — encoded protein: MKEKLIELVEKEYLRSDIPSFKAGDTIGVYYKVTEGNKERIQLFEGVVIRVNGGGIAKTFTIRKVTAGIGVERIIPINSPKIEKIEVLKVGKVRRSKLYYLRGLSAKKARIKEVR
- a CDS encoding nitroreductase family protein, with the protein product MVFDLIKKSRTHRHFTDEPVTEETVLKILNAARYSSSAKNRQILRYAYTIDDEKCQQIFKNVSLGGALKKEEKPTIDERPRAFIAIVTDDCIQEDSSSLFFNMGIASQNIVLMANDSGLSSCIVMAYNKKEVDKILNLPENYSSKILILLGRGKEEVKVIDIHSNEDTKYYRENLTHCVPKIVLEDLIVSK
- the rpiB gene encoding ribose 5-phosphate isomerase B; amino-acid sequence: MKIALGADHGGYELKEKIKKYLSQKEDIKIVDMGTYSTESVDYPKYGHMVAKSVVEKEVDFGILICGTGIGISIAANKVSGIRAALCTNTTMAKLTRQHNDANILALGARIVGDVLALDIVDEFLATSFEGGRHTRRVETIEACNLF